One Kribbella sp. NBC_00662 genomic region harbors:
- a CDS encoding alpha/beta fold hydrolase — protein sequence MSTVTSADGTTIAFDAYGEGRPLILIDGATAHRAVNPANAEVGQLLSDEFRTYVYDRRGRGESTDTAPYAIEREIEDIAALIEDAGRPAILFGWSSGALLALDAAAAGLPIAGLVLFEPPVVVDDVRPPLPSDYVEQLDAFVAAGRRDKAAELFMTAAAGLPTEAVAGLKQSPYWAPVEEIAHTIAYDGRIMGTTMSGNPLPPDRWSTVKLPVLVLHGDKTWPALSTGARAVAAHLPTATLTPVPGENHSTEPTTLAPVLREFAAGL from the coding sequence ATGAGCACCGTGACATCTGCCGACGGCACGACGATCGCGTTCGACGCGTACGGCGAGGGCCGGCCGCTGATCCTGATCGACGGCGCCACCGCGCACCGCGCCGTGAACCCCGCCAACGCGGAGGTCGGGCAACTGCTGAGCGACGAGTTCCGCACGTACGTGTACGACCGGCGCGGCCGCGGCGAGAGCACCGACACCGCGCCGTACGCGATCGAGCGCGAGATCGAGGACATCGCCGCCCTGATCGAGGACGCCGGCCGGCCGGCCATTCTTTTCGGCTGGTCCTCCGGCGCCCTGCTCGCCCTGGACGCCGCCGCTGCCGGCCTCCCGATCGCCGGCCTCGTTCTCTTCGAGCCCCCGGTCGTGGTCGACGACGTACGTCCGCCGCTCCCGTCCGACTACGTCGAGCAACTCGACGCCTTCGTCGCCGCAGGCCGCCGCGACAAGGCCGCCGAACTCTTCATGACCGCCGCCGCCGGCCTACCCACCGAAGCCGTCGCCGGCCTGAAGCAATCCCCCTACTGGGCACCCGTCGAAGAGATCGCCCACACCATCGCCTACGACGGCCGCATCATGGGCACCACCATGTCCGGCAACCCCCTCCCGCCGGACCGCTGGTCCACCGTCAAACTTCCGGTCCTGGTACTCCACGGCGACAAAACCTGGCCCGCCCTCTCCACCGGCGCCCGAGCCGTAGCCGCCCACCTCCCCACCGCCACCCTCACCCCCGTCCCCGGCGAAAACCACAGCACCGAACCCACCACCCTGGCTCCGGTACTGCGTGAGTTTGCGGCTGGGCTCTGA
- a CDS encoding YbhN family protein, with product MRIAGGGLVRRWGGRAVGLAITGVGLYIVAPSILSLFGAWPRLADVNPWWFPVLVVLEGCSFAALWWLARLALAHHAGSEEPRPVLAGWGTIATAQLAGNAAGKVLPGGAATGGVLQARLLIRAGQPAAVVASALTAIGLITTGVLLLLPVLSVPAVLIGPPPARQLEVGLLISLIMAIVIVGLGLAALTWPRFVVLVGRGAGHVIHLVKRSVTADSCAALLVAQRERVAGAFEGRWWEAALAAAANRMFDYAALVVALAALNAHARPAMVLLAYVVAQALAMIPITPGGLGFVDAGLTALLVLIGISPDAALIGTLLYRLASFWLPIPVGLLAWTGWRIHLHLTGPSASAGDEE from the coding sequence ATGCGCATCGCTGGCGGGGGTTTGGTGCGGCGATGGGGCGGCCGCGCTGTCGGCCTGGCGATCACCGGCGTCGGCCTGTACATCGTGGCGCCGAGCATCCTGTCGCTCTTCGGAGCCTGGCCACGCCTCGCGGACGTGAATCCCTGGTGGTTCCCGGTCCTGGTGGTGCTGGAGGGCTGCAGCTTCGCGGCACTGTGGTGGCTCGCCAGATTGGCCCTGGCCCATCACGCCGGGAGCGAGGAGCCCCGGCCGGTCCTTGCGGGGTGGGGCACGATCGCGACGGCGCAACTGGCCGGGAACGCGGCCGGCAAGGTCTTACCCGGCGGTGCGGCGACCGGCGGAGTACTCCAGGCCAGACTCTTGATCCGAGCCGGCCAACCGGCCGCGGTCGTCGCCTCCGCCTTGACTGCGATCGGCTTGATCACGACCGGCGTGCTGTTGCTGTTGCCCGTGCTCAGCGTCCCCGCAGTCCTGATCGGTCCGCCGCCGGCACGGCAACTCGAGGTCGGCCTTCTGATCTCGCTGATCATGGCGATCGTCATCGTGGGTCTCGGACTGGCAGCGCTCACTTGGCCCCGCTTCGTCGTGCTGGTCGGTCGCGGGGCCGGCCACGTCATTCACCTCGTCAAACGCAGCGTCACCGCTGACAGCTGCGCCGCACTGCTGGTCGCGCAGCGGGAGCGGGTCGCCGGCGCGTTCGAGGGTCGCTGGTGGGAGGCGGCCTTGGCGGCGGCGGCGAACCGCATGTTCGACTACGCCGCACTCGTGGTCGCACTGGCCGCGCTCAATGCACACGCTCGTCCTGCCATGGTGCTGCTGGCCTATGTCGTCGCCCAGGCCTTGGCGATGATTCCGATCACGCCGGGCGGTCTCGGCTTCGTCGACGCCGGTCTGACCGCGCTCCTCGTGCTCATCGGAATCAGCCCGGACGCCGCGCTCATCGGGACACTGCTGTATCGGCTCGCCTCGTTCTGGCTACCGATACCGGTCGGCCTCCTGGCCTGGACAGGCTGGCGGATTCATCTGCATCTGACCGGTCCGTCCGCGTCGGCCGGGGACGAGGAGTAG
- a CDS encoding TetR/AcrR family transcriptional regulator, which yields MEQVELEGRTPRKRRAILAAATTAFLQHGYLGASMDEVAANAGVSKQTVYKQFENKERLFAEIVLGTSDQLMDGLLQAYVDTLDGAADAREALRALAHRLLQSLTADSVLQLRRLVIAEADRFPEVCGAWFNRGFEQSLDALGQALTRLSDRGLLKELEDPTLAAYQFAGLVMYKPMNRAMFAGTRQRPKPGELDKLADQAAEVFLAAYGV from the coding sequence ATGGAGCAGGTAGAGCTCGAAGGACGGACGCCCCGTAAACGCCGCGCGATCCTGGCCGCCGCGACCACGGCCTTCCTCCAGCACGGGTACCTCGGCGCGAGCATGGACGAGGTCGCCGCGAACGCCGGCGTCTCCAAACAGACCGTCTACAAACAGTTCGAGAACAAGGAGCGCCTGTTCGCCGAGATCGTCCTCGGCACCAGCGACCAGTTGATGGACGGCCTACTGCAGGCGTACGTCGACACGCTCGACGGAGCCGCCGACGCCAGGGAGGCCCTGCGTGCGCTGGCTCATCGCCTGCTCCAGAGCCTCACCGCGGACAGCGTGCTGCAGCTACGACGGCTGGTGATCGCCGAAGCCGACCGCTTCCCGGAGGTGTGTGGCGCCTGGTTCAACCGTGGCTTCGAGCAGTCCCTGGACGCACTCGGCCAAGCGCTCACGAGACTCAGCGACCGCGGTCTGCTGAAGGAGCTCGAAGACCCGACATTGGCGGCGTATCAGTTCGCCGGCCTGGTCATGTACAAGCCGATGAACCGCGCGATGTTCGCCGGCACGCGCCAGCGCCCGAAGCCCGGTGAGCTGGACAAGCTCGCCGACCAGGCTGCCGAGGTCTTCCTCGCGGCGTACGGCGTCTGA